In the Pygocentrus nattereri isolate fPygNat1 chromosome 19, fPygNat1.pri, whole genome shotgun sequence genome, one interval contains:
- the LOC108428271 gene encoding corticoliberin-1 has translation MKLHVLLAAGALLGGFLPRDECKAIDTSGGFSTLPELQPPVLPILMRVGEEYFIRLDGPQRSARLSPQSSSPRASAGKRALQLQLTRGLLRGRVAEVGKALTDSATERERRSDEAPISLDLTFHLLREVLQMARAERLAQQANNNRKIMDIFGK, from the coding sequence ATGAAGCTGCACGTGCTGCTCGCGGCGGGGGCTCTGTTGGGAGGCTTTCTGCCGCGTGACGAATGCAAAGCAATAGACACGAGCGGCGGTTTTTCTACGTTACCGGAACTGCAGCCGCCGGTTCTGCCGATTCTCATGCGCGTGGGAGAGGAGTACTTCATCAGGCTGGACGGCCCACAACGGAGCGCGCGGCTTTCACCGCAAAGCAGCTCGCCACGCGCGAGCGCCGGAAAGCGCGCGCTCCAGCTGCAGCTCACGCGGGGGCTGCTGCGAGGGCGGGTCGCTGAGGTAGGAAAAGCGTTAACGGACAGCGCGACCGAACGCGAGCGTCGCTCCGACGAAGCACCCATCTCACTGGACCTGACGTTTCACCTGCTGCGCGAGGTGCTGCAGATGGCGCGAGCCGAGCGGTTAGCGCAGCAGGCGAACAACAACCGCAAAATTATGGACATCTTTGGCAAATAG
- the trim55a gene encoding tripartite motif-containing protein 55a isoform X1, protein MDSLEKQLICPICLEMFTKPVVILPCQHNLCRKCANDIFQASNPYLPTRGGSTVGSGGRFRCPSCRHEVVLDRHGVYGLQRNLLVENIIDMYKQETISTSSKVEPEQKPGVLMCEVHEDEKINIYCVTCSAPTCSLCKVFGAHQHCEVAPLNTVYDSQKLEMSESVAMLVGNNDRIQAIITLLEESCRTVEENGRRQKSHVCESFDHLYALLEERKGELTLKISSEQQEKLDYIKGLQRRYTEHLDKSAKLVETGIQTMEEPEMAVFLQTAKPLLQKISESRNTSHLEKLERGYENMDHFTANFQPERRAILKIDFIKEEDEAEDDEEDDDDDDDDDDKVDGQARSQSQASGGINPTPVQQKPILSSDSTPPVPRTFAQTPPPSPAQTLNTNPTSSPAQTTNTSPGHNAPLTSPTPGPAQTTNTNTAQNTPLATPAPSSAHNPPSTTTTEASSNPAGAGSSQSTDEGLPRHVFSFSWLNTPK, encoded by the exons ATGGACAGCCTGGAGAAGCAGTTGATCTGTCCGATCTGCCTTGAAATGTTCACCAAGCCGGTGGTGATCTTACCGTGCCAGCACAATCTCTGCCGGAAATGTGCCAACGACATATTTCAG GCCTCTAATCCCTATTTGCCAACACGTGGGGGTTCTACAGTAGGTTCTGGCGGCCGGTTCCGCTGCCCGTCCTGCAGGCACGAAGTAGTTCTAGACCGGCATGGTGTGTATGGACTGCAACGAAACTTGCTGGTAGAGAACATCATTGACATGTACAAACAGGAGACCATCAG caccaGCAGTAAGGTGGAACCAGAGCAGAAGCCAGGTGTGTTGATGTGCGAGGTACATGAAGATGAGAAGATTAATATTTACTGTGTTACTTGTTCCGCTCCCACCTGCTCTCTGTGCAAAGTGTTTGGAGCTCATCAGCACTGTGAAGTTGCTCCACTCAATACTGTCTATGACAGTCAGAAG ttgGAGATGTCAGAAAGTGTTGCAATGCTAGTAGGAAACAATGACAGAATTCAAGCTATCATAACCCTGCTGGAGGAAAGCTGCAGAACTGTCgag gAGAATGGCCGGAGGCAGAAGTCCCATGTGTGTGAGTCATTTGATCACCTGTATGCACTGctggaggagagaaaaggagagctAACTCTGAAAATCAGCTCTGAACAGCAAGAGAAGCTTGACTACATAAAGGGACTACAGCGCAG GTACACAGAGCACCTGGACAAAAGCGCTAAACTGGTGGAGACTGGAATCCAAACAATGGAAGAACCAGAGATGGCAGTCTTTCTGCAG ACTGCCAAACCTCTGCTACAGAA gatATCAGAGAGTAGGAACACCTCTCATTTAGAAAAGTTGGAGCGTGGCTATGAGAATATGGATCACTTCACTGCCAATTTCCAGCCAGAGAGGAGAGCCATCCTCAAAATTGATTTCATCAAAG AAGAGGATGAGGCCGAggatgatgaagaagatgatgacgatgatgatgatgatgatgataaagttGACGGACAGGCCAGGTCCCAAAGTCAGGCATCTGGAGGAATAAACCCCACACCTGTCCAGCAGAAACCTATCCTCTCTTCAGACTCCACACCACCAGTACCCAGGACATTTGCACAGACACCACCTCCAAGCCCTGCCCAAACATTAAATACCAACCCAACTTCAAGTCCTGCGcaaacaacaaacaccagccCAGGACACAATGCACCCTTAACCAGCCCTACTCCAGGTCCTgcacaaacaacaaacaccaaTACAGCACAGAATACACCCTTGGCCACACCCGCTCCAAGCTCAGCCCACAACCCTCCATCCACTACAACCACAGAG gCCTCCTCCAATCCTGCTGGTGCAGGTAGTTCTCAAAGCACAGATGAAGGTCTACCTCGccatgttttctccttctcctggcTCAATACACCCAAATAA
- the trim55a gene encoding tripartite motif-containing protein 55a isoform X2, translated as MMCCFNLKTVTRLPLSSLNIQPQTASNPYLPTRGGSTVGSGGRFRCPSCRHEVVLDRHGVYGLQRNLLVENIIDMYKQETISTSSKVEPEQKPGVLMCEVHEDEKINIYCVTCSAPTCSLCKVFGAHQHCEVAPLNTVYDSQKLEMSESVAMLVGNNDRIQAIITLLEESCRTVEENGRRQKSHVCESFDHLYALLEERKGELTLKISSEQQEKLDYIKGLQRRYTEHLDKSAKLVETGIQTMEEPEMAVFLQTAKPLLQKISESRNTSHLEKLERGYENMDHFTANFQPERRAILKIDFIKEEDEAEDDEEDDDDDDDDDDKVDGQARSQSQASGGINPTPVQQKPILSSDSTPPVPRTFAQTPPPSPAQTLNTNPTSSPAQTTNTSPGHNAPLTSPTPGPAQTTNTNTAQNTPLATPAPSSAHNPPSTTTTEASSNPAGAGSSQSTDEGLPRHVFSFSWLNTPK; from the exons ATGATGTGTTGCTTCAACTTAAAAACAGTAACAAGACTGCCTTTGAGTTCACTGAACATTCAGCCTCAAACA GCCTCTAATCCCTATTTGCCAACACGTGGGGGTTCTACAGTAGGTTCTGGCGGCCGGTTCCGCTGCCCGTCCTGCAGGCACGAAGTAGTTCTAGACCGGCATGGTGTGTATGGACTGCAACGAAACTTGCTGGTAGAGAACATCATTGACATGTACAAACAGGAGACCATCAG caccaGCAGTAAGGTGGAACCAGAGCAGAAGCCAGGTGTGTTGATGTGCGAGGTACATGAAGATGAGAAGATTAATATTTACTGTGTTACTTGTTCCGCTCCCACCTGCTCTCTGTGCAAAGTGTTTGGAGCTCATCAGCACTGTGAAGTTGCTCCACTCAATACTGTCTATGACAGTCAGAAG ttgGAGATGTCAGAAAGTGTTGCAATGCTAGTAGGAAACAATGACAGAATTCAAGCTATCATAACCCTGCTGGAGGAAAGCTGCAGAACTGTCgag gAGAATGGCCGGAGGCAGAAGTCCCATGTGTGTGAGTCATTTGATCACCTGTATGCACTGctggaggagagaaaaggagagctAACTCTGAAAATCAGCTCTGAACAGCAAGAGAAGCTTGACTACATAAAGGGACTACAGCGCAG GTACACAGAGCACCTGGACAAAAGCGCTAAACTGGTGGAGACTGGAATCCAAACAATGGAAGAACCAGAGATGGCAGTCTTTCTGCAG ACTGCCAAACCTCTGCTACAGAA gatATCAGAGAGTAGGAACACCTCTCATTTAGAAAAGTTGGAGCGTGGCTATGAGAATATGGATCACTTCACTGCCAATTTCCAGCCAGAGAGGAGAGCCATCCTCAAAATTGATTTCATCAAAG AAGAGGATGAGGCCGAggatgatgaagaagatgatgacgatgatgatgatgatgatgataaagttGACGGACAGGCCAGGTCCCAAAGTCAGGCATCTGGAGGAATAAACCCCACACCTGTCCAGCAGAAACCTATCCTCTCTTCAGACTCCACACCACCAGTACCCAGGACATTTGCACAGACACCACCTCCAAGCCCTGCCCAAACATTAAATACCAACCCAACTTCAAGTCCTGCGcaaacaacaaacaccagccCAGGACACAATGCACCCTTAACCAGCCCTACTCCAGGTCCTgcacaaacaacaaacaccaaTACAGCACAGAATACACCCTTGGCCACACCCGCTCCAAGCTCAGCCCACAACCCTCCATCCACTACAACCACAGAG gCCTCCTCCAATCCTGCTGGTGCAGGTAGTTCTCAAAGCACAGATGAAGGTCTACCTCGccatgttttctccttctcctggcTCAATACACCCAAATAA